The genomic window ACAGCTGCACCATCATCATCTTTTCCTAAAGACTGTTGGCCCAAGTCCAGAGCTTTGAAATCATCAGGCCAACTGGGTAAAACCTCAAAGGAATTACATCCCAACTTCAAAACCACAGTAGTGACGTCCTTGTTTCAATTCTCTGACCGACAGTCCAGGAACGTGGCAGCATCTTCAGTCCATCTAAATCAGAAAATAAGAGCCACCACTATGACTCAAGCTGAGAAGAAGTTCCGATCCATTGCTCAAGTCTCACTTCGACCAGAAAAAAAATGCAGgaaaatatcaggaaaaaaagaCAACCACCAGGCCATGACCTTGTTAGACTCAGATCATGGAGGAACCTCACCTCTCCTGGTCTTAGGCTATAAGGACGCAATTCCTCTTAGTTCTGACAAAGAGGTCACCCTTCCATTCAACACTGACCTAGACCAAGCTGAAACAGAAGCTATTCCAAATGCAAACATTCAGATGCTTCAGGCAAGACTAAGCCTTGGTGGAAAAATGACACTTATACCTGCCAACCAGGCTACAACTTTAACAAGCCAGGATCATGGGGCAACACCTCCAATGAGATTAGACCAGCAGGGAAAAACTCTAAGTGACCTGGATTGTGAGTCCACATTGCCACCTGTACATAACCAGCAAGCTGAAGATACACAAGATCTTATGGCCCCTGTCTCAATTAAAATGGAGGAAAAGGTCTGGGAGACAAAGCCACCAAAAACAGACCATCAGACTGTCATTTTAATGGACCAAGACTTCAAGGTAAGACCTTCTCTGGACTTAGACCAGGAGGACAAAACTCAAACTGGTCCTGAGGATCTGGTCATTCCATTCAGAACAGACTATGAAGCTGAAGATACAACACTAGGCTCTACTATCCATTTCTCACTtcaaaaagaccaagaaaaacaGGAGATGATGCCACCCGAACCGGATAGCCCAGGTACAATTTTAACAGTTTGTTGCTTTGAAGCCACTTCTACGATGGGTTCTGAAGAACAATACAACATTGCCCCCAGCCCTGAAAACCagtccacaactccaccaagTTATGACCACCAGGATGAGGATATTCTAGAACAATATGcccattttatatttcaagcagGTCTAAACCGGCAGGAAACAATATCACAAGAAACAGACCAGCAGCTCGTAGACTTAACAGAATGGGATTTCTGGGACACACCTTTTCCCCAGATCATTGGCAACCAAGAAATAACTATAACTGACCACGTGGACACACCTCCACCTCACCCTGATCACCAGACAGAAGAATATAGACTAAATTATAATACTCTAACCTCTCCTCAAGTAGAAAAAGAAGACTGGGAAACAATATCCCAGGAAAATGACTATCAGGCTACAACTTTGTCAGACGGAGATCAAAGGGTATTTGTATCTCCATTGATTTCAGACGCACAGGATAAAGCCCTATTTCCCCCTGACCTGGATCAGACCACACTCCTAGCCGACCTTGAACACTGGCCTGAGACTATACCAGACCCCATCAGCCAAGTGTCccttcaaatggaaaaagagtctTGGGAAATGACACCACCCAGAATGGATTCCCAGTCCACAACTCTGTCAAACCAAGGTTGTGCAAGGCCTCCAGTGGACTTAGACCAGAAGGACAATGCTTTATCTGGCCTCATCCACCAGACCATATCTCCCACCAGCCCAGATATGCAGCCTGAAGACCTACCAGGTCTAACCATTGCCCATGACTTGATTCAATCTGAACAGCAGCATTCAGAAACAATGGCGAGCCACCAGGACGCAGCAGCAGTAGTCCAGGATCACCAGTTAATACCCCTACTGTTGTCAGACTTCCAGTACTCAATCCCATCCGCCCCTATGAACGAGGCCACGCTTCCACCCAGCCCCGACAAGCAGAATGAAGGCACACAAGTTCTCATCAACCATCCCTCAATTCCAGTGAAACCAGAACCTAGGGAAACAAGTGAACCAGGGACTCCTCAGGCTATAATTCTAACTGTCCAGGATAAAGGATCAGAAATTTCCCTGAGTTCAGATTCCCAGGACACACATCTAGATGATCCTAATTGTCCCTCTGTATCTTTATCCAGCCTTGACAACAAACTGGAGAATGTCCAAGACCCCCAAACCCAAGCCACACCTTTTGCAGGCCAATACCACTCCCAAGTATTATCAGTGAACGTCAGCCATAAAGTTACTCCTCCATCTACACTCAACTCCCAAGAATCTCTTCCCCACAGCCCTGAGAAACAAGCTgacaccccaccccatcccacaaACATCCAGAGCAAACTTCCAAATATGTTTACTATCCACAGGGCTTCACCAAGCCCCACCTACAGGGTCACACCTCCAGTCACCAGTCACAAGATGGAGCCTTCAAAAAACCGAAGACATCCAAGTAAGACCGAACAGAGCTCTAAGCACCAAAGTCAAGATCAAACTAAGGTCCAATCCCAGACTCAGATGGTAAAAAACAGAAGAATTCCGTGGTGCTTAAGTTACATCAAACCATATAATGTAGAGGGGGGGTATGTCCCTGCCAAAACCATTCAGAGCATCGTCAATTCCATCCCTCAGCAGAAAATTAAAAGTGATGTCTGTAAGCAAATCCTCCTGCGGAGGATGAGGGTCTCTCCCCCTTTTGGTAAAGGTCGACGAATGTTAATGGCTTATACAGTCTGTTTAATCTGTACCTCCTGGGTACCAAATGGCTGTCCACACACTCA from Monodelphis domestica isolate mMonDom1 chromosome 4, mMonDom1.pri, whole genome shotgun sequence includes these protein-coding regions:
- the LOC103104121 gene encoding uncharacterized protein LOC103104121 isoform X2 gives rise to the protein MPHFSHQARTLQAPLNPSKWTKPKPEPKVKYLLKAMEPPHTDHRAMAVPLPYLQQQGNPKSTLHLKKNAGTAIMPLPKPRVIVKKTEVSFKATRQCLPFPSSPKCQPETPLNPDLLNPVNSSDPDHLPKIFPDFDHQMEDPIHLHQNPPSPSIPNTQAEIPPNESPRLDARLKTCADSQTGALSVPMSLCQQTKISPRVRPYVKATNPLARVYHQKPKATAAPSSSFPKDCWPKSRALKSSGQLGKTSKELHPNFKTTVVTSLFQFSDRQSRNVAASSVHLNQKIRATTMTQAEKKFRSIAQVSLRPEKKCRKISGKKDNHQAMTLLDSDHGGTSPLLVLGYKDAIPLSSDKEVTLPFNTDLDQAETEAIPNANIQMLQARLSLGGKMTLIPANQATTLTSQDHGATPPMRLDQQGKTLSDLDCESTLPPVHNQQAEDTQDLMAPVSIKMEEKVWETKPPKTDHQTVILMDQDFKVRPSLDLDQEDKTQTGPEDLVIPFRTDYEAEDTTLGSTIHFSLQKDQEKQEMMPPEPDSPGTILTVCCFEATSTMGSEEQYNIAPSPENQSTTPPSYDHQDEDILEQYAHFIFQAGLNRQETISQETDQQLVDLTEWDFWDTPFPQIIGNQEITITDHVDTPPPHPDHQTEEYRLNYNTLTSPQVEKEDWETISQENDYQATTLSDGDQRVFVSPLISDAQDKALFPPDLDQTTLLADLEHWPETIPDPISQVSLQMEKESWEMTPPRMDSQSTTLSNQGCARPPVDLDQKDNALSGLIHQTISPTSPDMQPEDLPGLTIAHDLIQSEQQHSETMASHQDAAAVVQDHQLIPLLLSDFQYSIPSAPMNEATLPPSPDKQNEGTQVLINHPSIPVKPEPRETSEPGTPQAIILTVQDKGSEISLSSDSQDTHLDDPNCPSVSLSSLDNKLENVQDPQTQATPFAGQYHSQVLSVNVSHKVTPPSTLNSQESLPHSPEKQADTPPHPTNIQSKLPNMFTIHRASPSPTYRVTPPVTSHKMEPSKNRRHPSKTEQSSKHQSQDQTKVQSQTQMVKNRRIPWCLSYIKPYNVEGGYVPAKTIQSIVNSIPQQKIKSDVCKQILLRRMRVSPPFGKGRRMLMAYTVCLICTSWVPNGCPHTQGLKYSCEAQLLAIPIPLPGPKEELGVKFILQVPKEKLPIFKQQNTHSKSRKPFNSSGYQSHSSLPSASPSLPAREKWLQFIVGKDQPVGRNSPRGQSTCVGEMTGKRNTREEDLRGPRTFLRSLLQIFQMKQKGH
- the LOC103104121 gene encoding uncharacterized protein LOC103104121 isoform X1, whose translation is MEKKTRMLPKELAQDPQKGLYQWTSSVVLPHSSYRTSPRWKQNQRSIEQMPHFSHQARTLQAPLNPSKWTKPKPEPKVKYLLKAMEPPHTDHRAMAVPLPYLQQQGNPKSTLHLKKNAGTAIMPLPKPRVIVKKTEVSFKATRQCLPFPSSPKCQPETPLNPDLLNPVNSSDPDHLPKIFPDFDHQMEDPIHLHQNPPSPSIPNTQAEIPPNESPRLDARLKTCADSQTGALSVPMSLCQQTKISPRVRPYVKATNPLARVYHQKPKATAAPSSSFPKDCWPKSRALKSSGQLGKTSKELHPNFKTTVVTSLFQFSDRQSRNVAASSVHLNQKIRATTMTQAEKKFRSIAQVSLRPEKKCRKISGKKDNHQAMTLLDSDHGGTSPLLVLGYKDAIPLSSDKEVTLPFNTDLDQAETEAIPNANIQMLQARLSLGGKMTLIPANQATTLTSQDHGATPPMRLDQQGKTLSDLDCESTLPPVHNQQAEDTQDLMAPVSIKMEEKVWETKPPKTDHQTVILMDQDFKVRPSLDLDQEDKTQTGPEDLVIPFRTDYEAEDTTLGSTIHFSLQKDQEKQEMMPPEPDSPGTILTVCCFEATSTMGSEEQYNIAPSPENQSTTPPSYDHQDEDILEQYAHFIFQAGLNRQETISQETDQQLVDLTEWDFWDTPFPQIIGNQEITITDHVDTPPPHPDHQTEEYRLNYNTLTSPQVEKEDWETISQENDYQATTLSDGDQRVFVSPLISDAQDKALFPPDLDQTTLLADLEHWPETIPDPISQVSLQMEKESWEMTPPRMDSQSTTLSNQGCARPPVDLDQKDNALSGLIHQTISPTSPDMQPEDLPGLTIAHDLIQSEQQHSETMASHQDAAAVVQDHQLIPLLLSDFQYSIPSAPMNEATLPPSPDKQNEGTQVLINHPSIPVKPEPRETSEPGTPQAIILTVQDKGSEISLSSDSQDTHLDDPNCPSVSLSSLDNKLENVQDPQTQATPFAGQYHSQVLSVNVSHKVTPPSTLNSQESLPHSPEKQADTPPHPTNIQSKLPNMFTIHRASPSPTYRVTPPVTSHKMEPSKNRRHPSKTEQSSKHQSQDQTKVQSQTQMVKNRRIPWCLSYIKPYNVEGGYVPAKTIQSIVNSIPQQKIKSDVCKQILLRRMRVSPPFGKGRRMLMAYTVCLICTSWVPNGCPHTQGLKYSCEAQLLAIPIPLPGPKEELGVKFILQVPKEKLPIFKQQNTHSKSRKPFNSSGYQSHSSLPSASPSLPAREKWLQFIVGKDQPVGRNSPRGQSTCVGEMTGKRNTREEDLRGPRTFLRSLLQIFQMKQKGH